One window from the genome of Hippoglossus hippoglossus isolate fHipHip1 chromosome 10, fHipHip1.pri, whole genome shotgun sequence encodes:
- the stard15 gene encoding START domain-containing protein 10 isoform X3 yields the protein MRIVCKDVTAETLYDVLHDTSYRRKWDTNMIDTYDIGRLTVNADVGYYSWKCPTPLKNRDFVTMRSWLPLGSDYLIINYSVKHPQHPPKKDYVRAVSLLTGYLIQSNGATSSTLYYLTQMDPRGSLPKWVVNRVSQFVAPKAMRKIYKASLKYPEWKRKHSPHLKPWMFPEQNSLPCVRVSELTLQRADSLENIDESSASEEKRQHSDDEET from the exons ATGAGGATAGTGTGTAAAGACGTGACTGCAGAGACGCTATACGACGTCCTCCATGACACCAGCTACCGCAGGAAGTGGGACACCAACATGATCGACACGTACGACATTGGCAGACTGACCGTCAACGCAGACGTTGGATATTACTCCT ggAAATGTCCGACTCCTCTGAAGAACAGAGACTTTGTAACGATGAGATCTTGGCTTCCTCTCGGCAGCGACTACTTGATCATCAACTACTCCGTCAAACACCCG CAACATCCTCCAAAGAAGGACTATGTCCGAGCCGTGTCTCTGCTGACCGGATACCTGATCCAGTCCAACGGAGCCACCAGCTCCACCCTCTACTACCTGACCCAGATGGATCCCAGAG GTTCTTTACCAAAGTGGGTGGTCAACAGAGTCTCTCAGTTTGTGGCTCCGAAG GCCATGAGGAAGATCTACAAGGCGTCTCTGAAGTACCCGGAGTGGAAGAGGAAGCACAGCCCTCACCTGAAGCCCTGGATGTTCCCGGAGCAGAACTCGCTGCCGTGCGTCCGCGTGTCGGAGCTGACGCTGCAGCGAGCCGACTCCCTGGAGAACATCGACGAGAGCAGCGCGAGCGAAGAGAAGCGGCAGCACAGCGACGACGAGGAGACTTAA
- the stard15 gene encoding START domain-containing protein 10 isoform X2 yields MILNNQSDQCLSTDGWISRYSKGGVTVWCREEESKAVQKLKMRIVCKDVTAETLYDVLHDTSYRRKWDTNMIDTYDIGRLTVNADVGYYSWKCPTPLKNRDFVTMRSWLPLGSDYLIINYSVKHPQHPPKKDYVRAVSLLTGYLIQSNGATSSTLYYLTQMDPRGSLPKWVVNRVSQFVAPKAMRKIYKASLKYPEWKRKHSPHLKPWMFPEQNSLPCVRVSELTLQRADSLENIDESSASEEKRQHSDDEET; encoded by the exons ATGATATTAAATAATCAATCAG ATCAGTGTCTGAGCACAGACGGATGGATCAGCCGCTACAGCAAGGGCGGTGTGACGGTGTGGTGccgggaggaggagagcaaggCAGTCCAGAAACTCAAG ATGAGGATAGTGTGTAAAGACGTGACTGCAGAGACGCTATACGACGTCCTCCATGACACCAGCTACCGCAGGAAGTGGGACACCAACATGATCGACACGTACGACATTGGCAGACTGACCGTCAACGCAGACGTTGGATATTACTCCT ggAAATGTCCGACTCCTCTGAAGAACAGAGACTTTGTAACGATGAGATCTTGGCTTCCTCTCGGCAGCGACTACTTGATCATCAACTACTCCGTCAAACACCCG CAACATCCTCCAAAGAAGGACTATGTCCGAGCCGTGTCTCTGCTGACCGGATACCTGATCCAGTCCAACGGAGCCACCAGCTCCACCCTCTACTACCTGACCCAGATGGATCCCAGAG GTTCTTTACCAAAGTGGGTGGTCAACAGAGTCTCTCAGTTTGTGGCTCCGAAG GCCATGAGGAAGATCTACAAGGCGTCTCTGAAGTACCCGGAGTGGAAGAGGAAGCACAGCCCTCACCTGAAGCCCTGGATGTTCCCGGAGCAGAACTCGCTGCCGTGCGTCCGCGTGTCGGAGCTGACGCTGCAGCGAGCCGACTCCCTGGAGAACATCGACGAGAGCAGCGCGAGCGAAGAGAAGCGGCAGCACAGCGACGACGAGGAGACTTAA
- the stard15 gene encoding START domain-containing protein 10 isoform X1 produces MPVQIPDDSDFSSFKDQCLSTDGWISRYSKGGVTVWCREEESKAVQKLKMRIVCKDVTAETLYDVLHDTSYRRKWDTNMIDTYDIGRLTVNADVGYYSWKCPTPLKNRDFVTMRSWLPLGSDYLIINYSVKHPQHPPKKDYVRAVSLLTGYLIQSNGATSSTLYYLTQMDPRGSLPKWVVNRVSQFVAPKAMRKIYKASLKYPEWKRKHSPHLKPWMFPEQNSLPCVRVSELTLQRADSLENIDESSASEEKRQHSDDEET; encoded by the exons ATGCCGGTGCAAATCCCAGATGACTCTGACTTCTCTTCATTCAAAGATCAGTGTCTGAGCACAGACGGATGGATCAGCCGCTACAGCAAGGGCGGTGTGACGGTGTGGTGccgggaggaggagagcaaggCAGTCCAGAAACTCAAG ATGAGGATAGTGTGTAAAGACGTGACTGCAGAGACGCTATACGACGTCCTCCATGACACCAGCTACCGCAGGAAGTGGGACACCAACATGATCGACACGTACGACATTGGCAGACTGACCGTCAACGCAGACGTTGGATATTACTCCT ggAAATGTCCGACTCCTCTGAAGAACAGAGACTTTGTAACGATGAGATCTTGGCTTCCTCTCGGCAGCGACTACTTGATCATCAACTACTCCGTCAAACACCCG CAACATCCTCCAAAGAAGGACTATGTCCGAGCCGTGTCTCTGCTGACCGGATACCTGATCCAGTCCAACGGAGCCACCAGCTCCACCCTCTACTACCTGACCCAGATGGATCCCAGAG GTTCTTTACCAAAGTGGGTGGTCAACAGAGTCTCTCAGTTTGTGGCTCCGAAG GCCATGAGGAAGATCTACAAGGCGTCTCTGAAGTACCCGGAGTGGAAGAGGAAGCACAGCCCTCACCTGAAGCCCTGGATGTTCCCGGAGCAGAACTCGCTGCCGTGCGTCCGCGTGTCGGAGCTGACGCTGCAGCGAGCCGACTCCCTGGAGAACATCGACGAGAGCAGCGCGAGCGAAGAGAAGCGGCAGCACAGCGACGACGAGGAGACTTAA